A genomic stretch from Gorilla gorilla gorilla isolate KB3781 chromosome 20, NHGRI_mGorGor1-v2.1_pri, whole genome shotgun sequence includes:
- the ZNF473 gene encoding zinc finger protein 473 isoform X1 — MKVGATSKEGRLTLGLVLLLLDILGARQHGQRVSHGRKGGFLTAPLCFPQPCQPGTRRGRRRSLKEATEPQLAMAEEFVTLKDVGMDFTLGDWEQLGLEQGDTFWDTALDNCQDLFLLDPPRPNLTSHPDGGEDLEPLAGGSPEAPGPDVTETKNSPLMEDFFEEGFSQEIIEMLSKDGFWNSNFGEACIEDTWLDSLLGDPESLLRSDIATNGESPTECKSHELKRGLSPVSTVSTGEDSMVHNVSEKTLTPAKSKEYRGEFVSYSDHSQQDSVQEGEKPYQCSECGKSFSGSYRLTQHWITHTREKPTVHQECEQGFDQNASLSVYPKTHTGYKFYVCNEYGTTFSQSTYLWHQKTHTGEKPCKSQDSDHPPSHDTQPGEHQKTHTDSKSYNCNECGKAFTQIFHLTRHQKIHTRKRYECSKCQATFNLRKHLIQHQKTHAAKTTSECQECGKIFRHSSLLIEHQALHAGEEPYKCNERGKSFRHNSTLKIHQRVHSGEKPYKCSECGKAFHRHTHLNEHRRIHTGYRPHKCQECVRSFSRPSHLMRHQAIHTAEKPYSCAECKETFSDNNRLVQHQKMHTVKTPYECQECGERFICGSTLKCHQSVHAREKQGFFVSGKILDQNPEQKEECFKCNKCEKTFSCSKYLTQHERIHTREVKPFECDQCGKAFGQSTRLIHHQRIHARVRLYKWGEQGKAISSASLIKLQSSHTKEHRFKCNECGKTFSHSAHLSKHQLIHAGENPFKCSKCDRVFTQRNYLVQHERTHARKKPLVCNECGKTFHQSSCLSKHQRIHSGEKPYVCDYCGKAFGLSAELVRHQRIHTGEKPYVCQECGKAFTQSSCLSIHRRVHTGEKPYRCGECGKAFAQKANLTQHQRIHTGEKPYSCNVCGKAFVLSAHLNQHLRVHTQETLYQCQRCQKAFRCHSSLSRHQRVHNKQQYCL; from the exons ATGAAAGTGGGGGCGACTTCGAAAGAGG GGAGACTCACATTGGGacttgtcctcctcctcctggacATTTTGGGGGCTCGTCAGCATGGACAGCGAGTCAGCCATGGGCGGAAGGGAGGCTTTCTCACAGCTCCCTTGTGCTTCCCACAGCCCTGCCAGCCAGGAACacggaggggaaggaggaggagcttAAAAGAGGCTACTGAACCCCAGTTGGCCATGGCTGAG GAATTTGTGACCCTCAAGGATGTCGGCATGGACTTCACCTTGGGAGACTGGGAGCAGCTCGGGCTGGAACAGGGGGACACGTTCTGGGACACAGCGTTGGACAATTGCCAGGACCTCTTCCTGCTGG ACCCCCCAAGACCCAACCTGACCTCCcacccagatggcggtgaagatctgGAGCCTCTGGCAGGAGGAAGCCCAGAAGCACCAGGCCCTG ATGTGACTGAGACCAAGAACTCTCCTCTGATGGAGGATTTCTTCGAAGAAGGATTCTCCCAGGAGATTATAGAGATGTTATCCAAGGATGGCTTCTGGAACTCCAATTTCGGAGAAGCCTGTATAGAGGACACCTGGTTAGATAGTTTGCTAGGCGATCCAGAAAGTCTTCTGAGGTCTGATATTGCCACCAACGGGGAAAGTCCCACGGAATGCAAGAGTCATGAATTAAAGAGAGGACTCAGTCCTGTGTCCACCGTTTCCACGGGAGAAGATTCCATGGTGCATAATGTTTCTGAAAAGACCCTCACACCAGCTAAGTCTAAGGAATATAGGGGTGAGTTTGTCTCCTACTCGGACCACAGCCAGCAGGATTCTGTTCAGGAAGGGGAGAAACCATATCAATGTAGTGAATGTGGGAAAAGCTTCAGTGGGAGTTACCGTCTTACCCAGCACTGGATCACTCATACTAGGGAGAAACCCACTGTCCATCAAGAGTGTGAGCAAGGTTTTGACCAGAATGCTTCCCTTTCTGTGTATCCGAAAACTCACACGGGCTACAAATTCTATGTGTGTAATGAATATGGGACAACTTTTAGTCAGAGTACATACCTGTGGCATCAGAAAACTCACACTGGAGAAAAACCATGTAAGAGTCAAGATAGTGACCACCCACCCAGTCATGACACACAGCCTGGTGAGCATCAGAAAACTCACACAGATAGTAAGTCCTACAACTGTAACGAATGCGGCAAGGCTTTCACCCAGATCTTCCACCTTACTCGGCACCAGAAGATCCACACTCGGAAACGCTATGAGTGTTCCAAGTGCCAGGCGACCTTCAACTTGAGAAAACACCTCATCCAACATCAGAAAACTCACGCTGCAAAAACTACCTCTGAGTGTCAGGAGTGTGGGAAGATTTTTAGGCACAGTTCGCTGCTCATTGAACACCAGGCTCTTCATGCTGGAGAGGAGCCTTATAAGTGTAACGAACGTGGGAAATCCTTCAGGCATAATTCTACCCTAAAGATCCATCAGAGGGTTCACAGTGGAGAGAAGCCTTACAAATGCAGTGAGTGTGGGAAGGCCTTCCACCGGCACACTCACCTTAATGAACATCGGCGAATTCATACAGGCTACAGGCCCCACAAATGTCAGGAATGCGTCAGGAGTTTCAGCCGGCCCTCACATCTGATGCGACATCAGGCCATTCACACCGCAGAAAAGCCCTATAGCTGTGCTGAATGCAAGGAGACTTTCAGCGATAACAATCGCCTTGTGCAACACCAGAAAATGCACACTGTCAAAACCCCATATGAATGTCAGGAGTGCGGAGAACGCTTCATTTGCGGCTCAACCCTGAAGTGCCACCAGAGTGTTCACGCCAGAGAAAAACAAGGATTTTTTGTGAGTGGGAAGATCTTGGATCAGAACCCAGAACAGAAAGAGGAGTGCTTTAAGTGTAACAAATGTGAGAAAACCTTTAGCTGCAGCAAATACCTAACTCAGCACGAGAGGATTCACACCAGGGAGGTGAAGCCCTTTGAATGTGACcagtgtgggaaagcctttggCCAAAGTACTCGGCTCATTCACCATCAAAGAATCCACGCTAGAGTGAGGCTGTATAAATGGGGTGAGCAAGGGAAAGCCATCAGCAGTGCCTCCCTTATCAAACTTCAGTCCTCCCACACAAAGGAGCACCGTTTTAAATGTAACGAATGCGGAAAGACCTTCAGCCACAGTGCACACCTCTCAAAACATCAGTTAATTCACGCCGGAGAGAATCCCTTTAAATGTAGTAAGTGTGACAGAGTCTTCACCCAGAGAAACTACCTTGTTCAGCATGAGCGAACTCATGCCAGAAAGAAGCCGTTGGTGTGTAACGAATGCGGGAAAACGTTCCATCAGAGCTCATGCCTTTCTAAGCATCAGAGAATTCACTCAGGTGAGAAGCCCTATGTATGTGATTACTGCGGGAAGGCCTTCGGCCTGAGTGCTGAGCTTGTCCGCCAccagagaattcacactggagaaaagccTTATGTTTGTCAGGAATGCGGGAAAGCCTTCACCCAGAGCTCATGCCTTTCTATTCACCGGAGAGTTCACACTGGGGAGAAGCCCTACAGATGTggtgaatgtgggaaagcctttgcCCAGAAAGCAAATCTAACACAGCACCAGAGAATTCACACGGGGGAGAAGCCTTACTCCTGTAATGTGTGTGGCAAAGCTTTTGTCCTCAGTGCCCATCTCAACCAGCACCTGAGAGTTCACACCCAGGAGACACTTTATCAGTGTCAACGTTGCCAGAAAGCCTTTCGGTGCCACTCGAGCCTCAGCCGCCATCAGCGTGTACACAACAAGCAGCAATACTGCCTGTAG
- the ZNF473 gene encoding zinc finger protein 473 isoform X2, with protein MAEEFVTLKDVGMDFTLGDWEQLGLEQGDTFWDTALDNCQDLFLLDPPRPNLTSHPDGGEDLEPLAGGSPEAPGPDVTETKNSPLMEDFFEEGFSQEIIEMLSKDGFWNSNFGEACIEDTWLDSLLGDPESLLRSDIATNGESPTECKSHELKRGLSPVSTVSTGEDSMVHNVSEKTLTPAKSKEYRGEFVSYSDHSQQDSVQEGEKPYQCSECGKSFSGSYRLTQHWITHTREKPTVHQECEQGFDQNASLSVYPKTHTGYKFYVCNEYGTTFSQSTYLWHQKTHTGEKPCKSQDSDHPPSHDTQPGEHQKTHTDSKSYNCNECGKAFTQIFHLTRHQKIHTRKRYECSKCQATFNLRKHLIQHQKTHAAKTTSECQECGKIFRHSSLLIEHQALHAGEEPYKCNERGKSFRHNSTLKIHQRVHSGEKPYKCSECGKAFHRHTHLNEHRRIHTGYRPHKCQECVRSFSRPSHLMRHQAIHTAEKPYSCAECKETFSDNNRLVQHQKMHTVKTPYECQECGERFICGSTLKCHQSVHAREKQGFFVSGKILDQNPEQKEECFKCNKCEKTFSCSKYLTQHERIHTREVKPFECDQCGKAFGQSTRLIHHQRIHARVRLYKWGEQGKAISSASLIKLQSSHTKEHRFKCNECGKTFSHSAHLSKHQLIHAGENPFKCSKCDRVFTQRNYLVQHERTHARKKPLVCNECGKTFHQSSCLSKHQRIHSGEKPYVCDYCGKAFGLSAELVRHQRIHTGEKPYVCQECGKAFTQSSCLSIHRRVHTGEKPYRCGECGKAFAQKANLTQHQRIHTGEKPYSCNVCGKAFVLSAHLNQHLRVHTQETLYQCQRCQKAFRCHSSLSRHQRVHNKQQYCL; from the exons ATGGCTGAG GAATTTGTGACCCTCAAGGATGTCGGCATGGACTTCACCTTGGGAGACTGGGAGCAGCTCGGGCTGGAACAGGGGGACACGTTCTGGGACACAGCGTTGGACAATTGCCAGGACCTCTTCCTGCTGG ACCCCCCAAGACCCAACCTGACCTCCcacccagatggcggtgaagatctgGAGCCTCTGGCAGGAGGAAGCCCAGAAGCACCAGGCCCTG ATGTGACTGAGACCAAGAACTCTCCTCTGATGGAGGATTTCTTCGAAGAAGGATTCTCCCAGGAGATTATAGAGATGTTATCCAAGGATGGCTTCTGGAACTCCAATTTCGGAGAAGCCTGTATAGAGGACACCTGGTTAGATAGTTTGCTAGGCGATCCAGAAAGTCTTCTGAGGTCTGATATTGCCACCAACGGGGAAAGTCCCACGGAATGCAAGAGTCATGAATTAAAGAGAGGACTCAGTCCTGTGTCCACCGTTTCCACGGGAGAAGATTCCATGGTGCATAATGTTTCTGAAAAGACCCTCACACCAGCTAAGTCTAAGGAATATAGGGGTGAGTTTGTCTCCTACTCGGACCACAGCCAGCAGGATTCTGTTCAGGAAGGGGAGAAACCATATCAATGTAGTGAATGTGGGAAAAGCTTCAGTGGGAGTTACCGTCTTACCCAGCACTGGATCACTCATACTAGGGAGAAACCCACTGTCCATCAAGAGTGTGAGCAAGGTTTTGACCAGAATGCTTCCCTTTCTGTGTATCCGAAAACTCACACGGGCTACAAATTCTATGTGTGTAATGAATATGGGACAACTTTTAGTCAGAGTACATACCTGTGGCATCAGAAAACTCACACTGGAGAAAAACCATGTAAGAGTCAAGATAGTGACCACCCACCCAGTCATGACACACAGCCTGGTGAGCATCAGAAAACTCACACAGATAGTAAGTCCTACAACTGTAACGAATGCGGCAAGGCTTTCACCCAGATCTTCCACCTTACTCGGCACCAGAAGATCCACACTCGGAAACGCTATGAGTGTTCCAAGTGCCAGGCGACCTTCAACTTGAGAAAACACCTCATCCAACATCAGAAAACTCACGCTGCAAAAACTACCTCTGAGTGTCAGGAGTGTGGGAAGATTTTTAGGCACAGTTCGCTGCTCATTGAACACCAGGCTCTTCATGCTGGAGAGGAGCCTTATAAGTGTAACGAACGTGGGAAATCCTTCAGGCATAATTCTACCCTAAAGATCCATCAGAGGGTTCACAGTGGAGAGAAGCCTTACAAATGCAGTGAGTGTGGGAAGGCCTTCCACCGGCACACTCACCTTAATGAACATCGGCGAATTCATACAGGCTACAGGCCCCACAAATGTCAGGAATGCGTCAGGAGTTTCAGCCGGCCCTCACATCTGATGCGACATCAGGCCATTCACACCGCAGAAAAGCCCTATAGCTGTGCTGAATGCAAGGAGACTTTCAGCGATAACAATCGCCTTGTGCAACACCAGAAAATGCACACTGTCAAAACCCCATATGAATGTCAGGAGTGCGGAGAACGCTTCATTTGCGGCTCAACCCTGAAGTGCCACCAGAGTGTTCACGCCAGAGAAAAACAAGGATTTTTTGTGAGTGGGAAGATCTTGGATCAGAACCCAGAACAGAAAGAGGAGTGCTTTAAGTGTAACAAATGTGAGAAAACCTTTAGCTGCAGCAAATACCTAACTCAGCACGAGAGGATTCACACCAGGGAGGTGAAGCCCTTTGAATGTGACcagtgtgggaaagcctttggCCAAAGTACTCGGCTCATTCACCATCAAAGAATCCACGCTAGAGTGAGGCTGTATAAATGGGGTGAGCAAGGGAAAGCCATCAGCAGTGCCTCCCTTATCAAACTTCAGTCCTCCCACACAAAGGAGCACCGTTTTAAATGTAACGAATGCGGAAAGACCTTCAGCCACAGTGCACACCTCTCAAAACATCAGTTAATTCACGCCGGAGAGAATCCCTTTAAATGTAGTAAGTGTGACAGAGTCTTCACCCAGAGAAACTACCTTGTTCAGCATGAGCGAACTCATGCCAGAAAGAAGCCGTTGGTGTGTAACGAATGCGGGAAAACGTTCCATCAGAGCTCATGCCTTTCTAAGCATCAGAGAATTCACTCAGGTGAGAAGCCCTATGTATGTGATTACTGCGGGAAGGCCTTCGGCCTGAGTGCTGAGCTTGTCCGCCAccagagaattcacactggagaaaagccTTATGTTTGTCAGGAATGCGGGAAAGCCTTCACCCAGAGCTCATGCCTTTCTATTCACCGGAGAGTTCACACTGGGGAGAAGCCCTACAGATGTggtgaatgtgggaaagcctttgcCCAGAAAGCAAATCTAACACAGCACCAGAGAATTCACACGGGGGAGAAGCCTTACTCCTGTAATGTGTGTGGCAAAGCTTTTGTCCTCAGTGCCCATCTCAACCAGCACCTGAGAGTTCACACCCAGGAGACACTTTATCAGTGTCAACGTTGCCAGAAAGCCTTTCGGTGCCACTCGAGCCTCAGCCGCCATCAGCGTGTACACAACAAGCAGCAATACTGCCTGTAG